A stretch of Cupriavidus necator DNA encodes these proteins:
- the aceB gene encoding malate synthase A produces MAITLPAGMKITGEILPAYEDILTPEALALVDKLHRAFEPRRQELLAARVERAKRLDAGEIPDFLPETKSIREGDWKVAPIPQALECRRVEITGPVEAKMVINAFNSGADSYMTDFEDSNTPNWHNQLQGQVNLKAAVRRTLTLESKGKQYKLNDKIATLQVRPRGWHLDEKHVTIDGKRISGGIFDFALFLFHNAREQIARGAGPFFYLPKMESHLEARLWNDIFVMAQNEIGLPQGTIKATVLIETILAAFEMDEILYELREHSAGLNAGRWDYIFSCIKKFKNDKDFCLADRAKVTMTAPFMRAYALLLLKTCHHRGAPAMGGMSALIPIKNDPEKNAIAMEGIISDKRRDATDGYDGGWVAHPGLVEPAMKEFVAVLGDKPNQFGKQRPDVQVKGADLLDFKPETPITEHGLRMNINVGIHYLGAWLDGNGCVPIHNLMEDAATAEISRSQVWQWIRSPKGKLEDGTKVTAELVRKLIPEELAKVKALVGGDTKTYDRAAEIFEQMSTSEDFAEFLTLPLYEEV; encoded by the coding sequence ATGGCTATCACGCTGCCCGCGGGCATGAAGATTACCGGCGAGATCCTGCCGGCCTACGAAGATATCCTCACGCCGGAAGCCCTGGCCCTGGTAGACAAGCTGCACCGCGCCTTTGAGCCGCGCCGTCAGGAACTGCTGGCCGCGCGCGTGGAACGCGCCAAGCGCCTGGACGCCGGTGAGATCCCCGACTTCCTGCCGGAAACCAAGAGCATCCGCGAAGGCGACTGGAAGGTTGCCCCGATCCCCCAGGCCCTGGAATGCCGCCGCGTGGAAATCACCGGCCCGGTCGAGGCCAAGATGGTCATCAACGCCTTCAACTCGGGCGCTGACAGCTACATGACCGACTTCGAGGATTCCAACACCCCCAACTGGCACAACCAGCTGCAGGGCCAGGTCAACCTGAAGGCCGCCGTGCGCCGCACGCTGACCCTGGAATCCAAGGGCAAGCAATACAAGCTGAACGACAAGATCGCCACCCTGCAAGTGCGTCCGCGCGGCTGGCACCTGGACGAGAAGCACGTCACCATCGACGGCAAGCGCATCTCGGGCGGCATCTTCGACTTCGCGCTGTTCCTGTTCCACAACGCCCGCGAGCAGATCGCCCGCGGCGCCGGCCCGTTCTTCTACCTGCCCAAGATGGAAAGCCATCTGGAAGCGCGCCTGTGGAACGACATCTTCGTGATGGCGCAGAACGAGATCGGCCTGCCGCAAGGCACCATCAAGGCCACCGTGCTGATCGAAACGATCCTGGCGGCGTTCGAGATGGACGAAATCCTGTATGAACTGCGCGAGCACAGCGCTGGCCTGAACGCCGGCCGCTGGGACTACATCTTCTCGTGCATCAAGAAGTTCAAGAACGACAAGGACTTCTGCCTGGCCGACCGCGCCAAGGTCACGATGACCGCGCCGTTCATGCGTGCCTACGCGCTGCTGCTGCTCAAGACCTGCCACCACCGCGGCGCTCCCGCCATGGGCGGCATGAGCGCGCTGATCCCGATCAAGAACGATCCGGAGAAGAACGCCATCGCCATGGAAGGCATCATCAGCGACAAGCGCCGCGATGCCACCGACGGCTACGACGGCGGCTGGGTTGCCCACCCGGGCCTGGTCGAGCCGGCCATGAAGGAATTCGTGGCAGTGCTGGGCGACAAGCCCAACCAGTTCGGCAAGCAACGCCCCGACGTGCAAGTGAAGGGCGCCGACCTGCTCGACTTCAAGCCGGAAACGCCGATCACCGAGCATGGCCTGCGCATGAACATCAACGTCGGCATCCACTACCTGGGCGCCTGGCTGGATGGCAACGGCTGCGTGCCGATCCACAACCTGATGGAAGATGCTGCTACTGCCGAGATCTCGCGCTCGCAGGTGTGGCAGTGGATCCGCTCGCCGAAGGGCAAGCTGGAAGACGGCACCAAGGTGACGGCCGAGCTGGTGCGCAAGCTGATTCCGGAAGAGCTGGCGAAGGTGAAGGCACTGGTGGGTGGCGATACCAAGACCTATGACCGGGCTGCCGAGATTTTTGAGCAGATGTCTACGTCGGAGGATTTTGCTGAGTTTCTGACGCTGCCGCTGTATGAGGAAGTTTAA
- a CDS encoding class I SAM-dependent methyltransferase, with amino-acid sequence MTDSSVKSNLRNTWESAAPGWAKWEHVFATNLSGATDTLIDMAGIRPGMRVLDLACGAGSQSIQAAMRVGAGGEVVASDISGTMLEHVRRNAARAGLQNIETLECAVDELDETLAPFDAAMCRLGLMLFPSPGEALESVRRVLKPGARFAALVFTTPANNPFMAQPMAILLRHAGKSPPAPGQPGIFALGGDGVMERLMNDSGLGDVKTQHVRAQLVLPSASDALQLMQEAAGAYRAVVADLDVAARLRAWNEVYECLKQFDVGEGFKTELELIIGSGAKPG; translated from the coding sequence ATGACCGACAGCAGCGTGAAATCCAATCTTCGCAATACGTGGGAGTCGGCAGCACCCGGCTGGGCGAAGTGGGAGCATGTGTTTGCCACCAATCTTTCGGGCGCCACGGACACGCTCATCGATATGGCCGGTATCCGGCCGGGCATGCGCGTTCTCGATCTGGCCTGCGGTGCCGGCAGCCAGAGCATCCAGGCAGCGATGCGTGTGGGTGCCGGCGGCGAAGTGGTCGCCAGTGATATATCGGGCACCATGCTGGAGCATGTCCGCCGAAATGCCGCTCGTGCCGGTCTTCAGAATATCGAAACGCTGGAATGCGCAGTAGACGAATTGGACGAGACACTGGCGCCGTTCGACGCGGCGATGTGTCGATTGGGATTGATGCTTTTCCCGTCACCTGGTGAGGCATTGGAATCTGTCCGACGCGTACTCAAGCCTGGCGCGCGTTTCGCGGCGCTAGTCTTCACGACGCCGGCCAACAATCCCTTTATGGCCCAGCCGATGGCGATCCTTCTACGCCACGCGGGCAAGTCTCCGCCCGCCCCCGGACAACCTGGAATCTTCGCACTGGGAGGCGATGGCGTGATGGAACGCCTGATGAACGACAGCGGTCTTGGCGATGTGAAAACACAGCATGTTCGAGCGCAGCTCGTCTTGCCGAGCGCGTCCGATGCTCTGCAACTGATGCAGGAAGCCGCCGGGGCATACCGGGCTGTGGTAGCGGACCTCGACGTCGCGGCGAGATTGAGGGCCTGGAACGAGGTTTATGAATGCCTTAAGCAGTTCGACGTCGGTGAAGGCTTCAAGACCGAGCTTGAACTCATCATCGGATCAGGCGCCAAGCCAGGATAG
- a CDS encoding dienelactone hydrolase family protein — translation MGEYTSIDVADGNFRAYLARPTSAANGKAIVVIQEIFGINDDMRATCDHFAQHGFTAICPDLYWRQQPNVELTDKSDAEWQKALALYQAFDVDAGVGDLDATIQFTRRLDGITSGVGTVGYCLGGLLAFLTAVRTNAEAAVSYYGVGIDKHLGEAATFTTPLLMHIAEEDEFVPPEARARIVAALSDKPNVEIYTYPGCMHAFARNQGVHYVADAAERANARTLSFFQAMP, via the coding sequence ATGGGCGAGTACACATCGATCGACGTAGCGGACGGCAACTTCCGGGCCTACCTTGCCAGGCCGACATCAGCGGCCAACGGCAAGGCCATTGTGGTGATCCAGGAGATCTTCGGCATCAACGACGACATGCGTGCCACCTGCGATCATTTCGCGCAACACGGTTTCACCGCCATCTGCCCGGATCTCTACTGGCGCCAGCAGCCGAACGTCGAACTCACCGACAAGAGCGATGCGGAATGGCAGAAGGCCCTGGCGCTCTACCAGGCCTTCGATGTCGATGCGGGCGTGGGCGACCTGGATGCGACCATCCAGTTCACGCGGCGGCTGGACGGCATTACCAGCGGCGTGGGCACGGTCGGCTACTGCCTTGGCGGACTGCTGGCATTCCTGACCGCAGTCCGCACCAATGCCGAAGCGGCTGTCTCCTACTACGGCGTCGGCATCGACAAGCATCTCGGCGAGGCCGCGACGTTCACCACGCCGCTGCTGATGCATATCGCCGAGGAAGATGAATTCGTGCCGCCGGAAGCGCGGGCGCGGATCGTCGCGGCGCTGTCGGACAAGCCCAATGTCGAGATATACACGTATCCCGGCTGCATGCACGCCTTCGCGCGAAACCAGGGCGTCCACTATGTCGCCGACGCCGCCGAACGGGCCAATGCCCGGACGCTTTCATTCTTCCAGGCTATGCCATAG
- a CDS encoding cysteine hydrolase family protein — translation MTGPAYTSESTGLLLVDPYNDFLSEGGKLNGLAKPVADKLGTLANLRAVTSAARSRGIQVFYVPHHRARPDEHLGWQHASPYQLGASRAQVFAEGTWGGDWHPDFRPMAGDVIVHEHWGGSGFANTDLDFQLKQHGIRQVVLVGLLANTCIEATGRFAAELGYHVTLVRDATAAFSPEALHAAHEINGPTFAHAILTTAALLSALGAR, via the coding sequence ATGACAGGCCCCGCCTACACCAGCGAGTCCACCGGGCTTCTGCTGGTGGATCCGTACAACGATTTCCTGAGCGAAGGCGGCAAGCTGAACGGCCTGGCCAAGCCGGTGGCGGACAAACTCGGGACGCTGGCAAATCTGCGTGCGGTGACCAGCGCGGCGCGTTCGCGCGGCATACAGGTGTTCTACGTGCCGCACCATCGCGCCCGCCCGGACGAGCATCTCGGCTGGCAGCACGCCAGCCCCTACCAGCTCGGTGCCAGCCGCGCGCAGGTCTTTGCCGAAGGCACCTGGGGCGGAGACTGGCATCCTGATTTCCGCCCCATGGCCGGCGACGTGATTGTCCATGAGCACTGGGGCGGCAGCGGCTTCGCCAACACGGACCTGGATTTCCAGCTCAAGCAGCACGGCATCCGGCAGGTCGTCCTGGTGGGCTTGCTGGCGAACACCTGCATCGAAGCCACGGGGCGGTTCGCGGCGGAACTTGGCTACCATGTGACCCTGGTGCGGGACGCGACCGCGGCATTCTCGCCGGAAGCCTTGCATGCCGCGCATGAGATCAACGGGCCCACGTTCGCGCATGCCATCCTGACCACCGCCGCATTGCTCTCCGCGCTGGGCGCGCGCTGA
- a CDS encoding alpha/beta fold hydrolase produces the protein MGTITTRDGTEIYFKDWGAGQPIVFHHGWPLTADDWDAQLHFFLARGFRVIAHDRRGHGRSTQTAIGNEMDTYAADVAALVAHLDLKDAVHVGHSTGGGEVARYVAKHGAGRVAKAVLIGAVPPIMVKTDANPGGLPVEVFDGFRERVATDRAQFYKEVPVPFYGYNRDGAKVSEGVKDNWWRQGMMGGVKAQYDCIKAFSETDFTEDLKAIDVPVLVMHGDDDQIVPIGASAPLSAELLRNGTLKVYKGLAHGMCTTHPDLINNDLLAFVQR, from the coding sequence ATGGGAACGATTACAACCAGGGACGGGACCGAGATCTACTTCAAGGACTGGGGCGCGGGGCAACCAATCGTCTTTCATCACGGCTGGCCCCTGACCGCCGACGACTGGGATGCCCAGCTTCATTTCTTCCTGGCCAGGGGGTTCCGGGTCATTGCGCACGATCGCCGCGGCCACGGCCGCTCCACCCAGACCGCCATCGGCAATGAGATGGACACCTACGCCGCCGACGTGGCCGCGCTCGTTGCGCACCTCGACCTGAAGGACGCTGTCCATGTCGGCCACTCGACTGGCGGAGGTGAAGTGGCACGCTATGTCGCGAAGCATGGCGCCGGGCGCGTGGCCAAGGCGGTCCTGATCGGTGCCGTACCGCCGATCATGGTCAAGACGGACGCCAATCCGGGGGGCTTGCCGGTGGAGGTGTTTGACGGCTTTCGCGAGCGGGTAGCCACCGACCGCGCCCAGTTCTACAAGGAAGTGCCGGTGCCCTTCTATGGCTACAACCGCGACGGCGCCAAGGTCTCGGAAGGCGTGAAGGACAACTGGTGGCGACAGGGCATGATGGGCGGGGTCAAGGCCCAATACGATTGCATCAAGGCGTTCTCGGAAACCGACTTCACCGAAGACCTGAAGGCAATCGACGTGCCGGTGCTGGTCATGCACGGCGACGACGACCAGATCGTGCCCATCGGGGCCTCGGCCCCGTTGAGCGCGGAGCTGCTGCGCAACGGCACCCTGAAGGTCTACAAGGGCCTGGCGCATGGCATGTGCACGACCCATCCGGATCTCATCAACAACGATCTGCTGGCGTTCGTGCAACGCTGA
- a CDS encoding helix-turn-helix domain-containing protein: MTNASYAEFDEFEASLYGVNGRYMLRSAQRRDWRLRVLELNGVALMAGQEGAATIYSGAGMPGCFNLFLPLSGHECTVVDGRRFDRHAIGWMAPDRMFHIDASRPASWMTISMPCELVCRWMATYADNADLSLLARNLVLTGGPSLGALLALTQRLLFIDDRQPAQLHHPAGEQTARSELLRLAFNTLLPLAARSTDTARHQNHRRILSQAMDLLAAARHTPILLEDLCAATSASERTIRNVFNRYVGISPHRYLVLHRLHHARQALKHAKAGETVTSICMRFGVWDIGRFAMQYRRLFGVLPSQTLRASHLGMQAPH, from the coding sequence ATGACCAACGCCAGCTATGCGGAGTTTGATGAATTCGAAGCGTCACTGTATGGCGTAAACGGCCGGTACATGCTGCGCTCGGCGCAGCGACGGGACTGGCGCCTGCGTGTGCTCGAGCTGAATGGCGTTGCCTTGATGGCCGGACAGGAAGGCGCCGCGACGATCTACAGTGGTGCAGGCATGCCGGGATGCTTCAACCTGTTCCTGCCGCTGAGCGGACATGAATGCACGGTGGTCGACGGGCGCCGGTTCGACCGCCATGCAATCGGCTGGATGGCGCCGGACCGCATGTTCCATATCGACGCCAGCCGCCCGGCAAGCTGGATGACAATCTCCATGCCATGCGAGCTCGTCTGCCGGTGGATGGCGACATACGCAGACAATGCCGACTTGTCATTGCTCGCCCGCAATCTTGTCCTGACCGGCGGTCCAAGCTTGGGCGCCCTGCTTGCGCTGACCCAGCGCCTGCTCTTCATCGATGATCGCCAGCCTGCCCAACTGCATCACCCGGCTGGCGAGCAGACCGCACGCAGCGAACTCCTCCGGCTCGCGTTCAACACCCTGCTGCCGCTAGCCGCGCGTAGCACCGACACTGCCAGGCACCAGAATCACCGGCGCATCCTGAGCCAGGCCATGGACTTGCTGGCAGCGGCGCGGCACACGCCCATCCTGCTTGAAGATCTGTGCGCAGCTACCAGTGCCTCGGAACGTACCATTCGCAACGTGTTCAACCGGTACGTCGGCATCAGCCCCCACCGGTACCTGGTGCTCCACCGCTTGCACCACGCGCGCCAGGCGCTGAAGCATGCCAAGGCAGGCGAGACGGTCACGAGCATCTGTATGCGCTTCGGGGTCTGGGACATCGGCCGGTTCGCCATGCAGTACCGCCGGCTGTTCGGCGTGCTGCCCAGCCAGACGCTGCGCGCGTCGCATCTCGGCATGCAGGCGCCACACTAG
- a CDS encoding isocitrate lyase: MAQYQDDIKAVAGLKENHGSAWNAINPEYAARMRAQNKFKTGLDIAKYTAKIMRADMAAYDADSSKYTQSLGCWHGFIGQQKMISIKKHFNSTERRYLYLSGWMVAALRSEFGPLPDQSMHEKTSVSALIRELYTFLRQADARELGGLFRELDAAQGPAKAAIQAKIDNHVTHVVPIIADIDAGFGNAEATYLLAKQFIEAGACCIQIENQVSDEKQCGHQDGKVTVPHEDFLAKIRAIRYAFLELGVDDGIIVARTDSLGAGLTKQIAVTNTPGDLGDQYNSFLDCEELSADQLGNGDVIIKRDGKLLRPKRLPSNLFQFRAGTGEARCVLDCVTALQNGADLLWIETEKPHIAQIGGMVSEIRKVIPNAKLVYNNSPSFNWTLNFRQQAYDAMKAAGKDVSAYDRAQLMSVEYDQTELAKLADEKIRTFQADASREAGIFHHLITLPTYHTAALSTDNLAKEYFGDQGMLGYVAGVQRKEIRQGIACVKHQNMSGSDIGDDHKEYFSGEAALKAAGKDNTMNQF, from the coding sequence ATGGCCCAGTATCAAGACGACATCAAGGCAGTTGCCGGTTTGAAAGAGAACCACGGCAGCGCGTGGAATGCCATCAATCCCGAGTATGCCGCCCGCATGCGTGCCCAGAACAAGTTCAAGACTGGCCTGGACATCGCCAAGTACACTGCCAAGATCATGCGCGCCGACATGGCCGCCTACGATGCCGACTCGTCGAAGTACACCCAGTCGCTGGGCTGCTGGCACGGCTTCATCGGGCAGCAGAAGATGATCTCCATCAAGAAGCACTTCAACAGCACCGAGCGTCGCTACCTTTACCTGTCCGGCTGGATGGTGGCCGCGCTGCGCTCTGAGTTCGGCCCGCTGCCGGACCAGTCGATGCACGAAAAAACCTCCGTCAGCGCGCTGATCCGCGAGCTGTACACCTTCCTGCGCCAGGCCGACGCCCGTGAGCTGGGCGGCCTGTTCCGCGAGCTGGACGCTGCCCAGGGCCCTGCCAAGGCCGCCATCCAGGCGAAGATCGACAACCACGTCACCCACGTCGTGCCCATCATCGCGGACATCGACGCGGGTTTCGGCAACGCCGAAGCAACGTACCTGCTGGCCAAGCAGTTCATCGAAGCGGGCGCATGCTGCATCCAGATCGAAAACCAGGTGTCCGACGAGAAGCAGTGCGGCCACCAGGATGGCAAGGTCACCGTGCCGCATGAGGACTTCCTGGCCAAGATCCGCGCCATCCGCTACGCCTTCCTGGAACTGGGCGTGGACGACGGCATCATCGTGGCCCGTACTGATTCGCTGGGTGCCGGCCTGACCAAGCAGATCGCCGTGACCAACACGCCGGGCGACCTGGGCGACCAGTACAATTCCTTCCTCGATTGCGAGGAGTTGTCGGCCGACCAACTGGGCAATGGTGACGTCATCATCAAGCGCGACGGCAAGCTGCTGCGTCCCAAGCGCCTGCCCAGCAACCTGTTCCAGTTCCGCGCCGGCACGGGCGAAGCGCGTTGCGTACTGGATTGCGTCACCGCACTGCAAAACGGCGCTGACCTGCTGTGGATCGAAACCGAAAAGCCGCATATCGCCCAGATCGGCGGCATGGTCAGCGAGATTCGCAAGGTCATCCCGAACGCCAAGCTGGTGTACAACAACAGCCCGTCGTTCAACTGGACCCTGAACTTCCGCCAGCAGGCGTATGACGCGATGAAGGCCGCGGGCAAGGATGTGTCGGCATATGACCGCGCCCAGCTGATGAGCGTGGAATACGATCAGACCGAACTGGCGAAGCTCGCCGACGAAAAGATCCGGACCTTCCAGGCCGACGCGTCGCGCGAAGCAGGTATCTTCCACCACCTGATTACGCTGCCGACCTACCACACCGCCGCGCTGTCGACCGACAACCTGGCCAAGGAATACTTCGGCGACCAGGGCATGCTGGGTTATGTGGCTGGCGTGCAGCGTAAGGAAATCCGTCAGGGCATCGCCTGCGTCAAGCACCAGAACATGTCCGGCTCGGACATCGGCGACGACCACAAGGAGTATTTCAGCGGCGAAGCGGCCCTGAAAGCGGCGGGTAAAGACAACACCATGAACCAGTTCTGA
- a CDS encoding MFS transporter encodes MKPLSIDFGIRANLGQILQQLLQVLFVGMTIGMMRNVVPALAETEFGVPRGSFMLLVAFVVAFGFVKGAMNFVAGRLAEHIGRKRVLLIGWLVALPIPLLIYFAPSWNWIVLATTLLGVNQGLTWSMTQTAKLDITRADQRGLVIGLNEFSGYVGVAVAGVVTGYAASISGPREGLLWFGAVVIGLATLLAWLVVMETLPWARAEVKRHTAGTSATVLHPRYPPGVSEQPSSSEMFVLMSWRDRRMAALCQAGLVEKFVDALVWALFPIYLHQQGVSLPGIGWIVGVYGFTWGGAQLFTGRFSDKVGRQRLNVGGMWVCGAGVALLPLGSGSVWWSTSAAVTGLGMAMLYPNLSAAVADIAHPSWRASAIGIYRFWRDLGYGIGALCLGAAAALGGRVESAFWFVAIAMGLSGLVLYHWGEETHPRLNPAR; translated from the coding sequence TTGAAGCCGCTCTCGATTGACTTCGGCATACGTGCCAATCTTGGCCAGATTCTGCAGCAACTGCTGCAGGTGCTGTTCGTAGGCATGACCATTGGCATGATGCGCAACGTTGTACCGGCGCTCGCCGAGACCGAGTTCGGCGTGCCACGTGGGTCGTTCATGCTACTGGTGGCCTTCGTCGTGGCATTCGGCTTCGTCAAGGGTGCTATGAACTTCGTTGCGGGTCGCCTGGCGGAGCACATCGGCCGCAAACGAGTGCTGCTCATCGGATGGCTTGTAGCGCTACCGATTCCGCTGCTTATCTATTTCGCGCCATCGTGGAACTGGATTGTCCTGGCAACTACCTTGCTCGGTGTGAATCAGGGCCTGACCTGGTCAATGACCCAGACGGCCAAGCTCGACATTACGCGAGCCGACCAGCGCGGCCTGGTTATCGGGCTGAACGAATTCTCTGGCTACGTGGGTGTCGCCGTGGCAGGAGTGGTCACGGGCTATGCGGCTTCCATCTCGGGTCCGCGCGAAGGATTGCTGTGGTTCGGCGCTGTCGTCATTGGGCTGGCGACATTGCTCGCCTGGCTGGTGGTGATGGAGACGCTGCCCTGGGCCCGGGCTGAGGTCAAACGCCACACCGCCGGCACATCCGCGACAGTGCTTCACCCACGCTACCCGCCGGGCGTAAGCGAGCAACCATCGAGCAGCGAGATGTTCGTCCTGATGAGTTGGCGCGACCGTCGAATGGCCGCGCTCTGCCAGGCCGGGCTAGTGGAGAAGTTCGTTGACGCGCTGGTTTGGGCCTTGTTTCCCATCTACCTGCACCAGCAGGGAGTGAGCCTGCCCGGCATTGGCTGGATAGTGGGTGTCTACGGCTTTACCTGGGGCGGTGCCCAGCTATTCACCGGTAGATTCTCGGACAAGGTCGGCCGTCAGCGCCTCAATGTCGGGGGTATGTGGGTGTGTGGCGCTGGCGTGGCCCTGCTGCCGCTAGGCAGCGGCTCGGTTTGGTGGAGCACCTCGGCCGCCGTGACCGGGCTGGGCATGGCGATGTTGTACCCCAATCTGAGCGCTGCGGTAGCCGACATCGCACACCCCAGTTGGCGGGCGTCTGCCATTGGCATCTACCGCTTCTGGCGCGACCTCGGGTATGGCATCGGCGCGCTCTGCCTGGGCGCAGCTGCAGCGCTCGGTGGCCGCGTCGAGAGTGCATTCTGGTTCGTCGCCATCGCGATGGGACTGTCTGGCCTTGTACTGTATCACTGGGGAGAGGAGACGCATCCGCGTCTCAACCCAGCACGCTGA
- a CDS encoding hydroxyacylglutathione hydrolase — protein sequence MFFRQRPTENAAFSYFFGCAGRPDLAGREREMAARLHDSLHRKLLNLPAELEIYPGHQAGSACGAGLSGKPASTIGFEKRFNPMLAMSRDAFVDAVVADIPQQPENMARIIEVNLRGIKPEGARD from the coding sequence ATGTTCTTCCGCCAACGTCCCACTGAAAACGCCGCCTTTTCCTATTTCTTTGGATGTGCCGGCCGGCCGGACCTGGCCGGGAGAGAACGCGAAATGGCCGCCCGACTGCACGATAGCTTGCATCGCAAGCTGTTGAATCTCCCTGCCGAGCTTGAGATTTATCCTGGACATCAAGCCGGCAGCGCCTGCGGCGCAGGCCTTTCTGGCAAGCCTGCATCGACCATCGGGTTCGAGAAACGCTTCAACCCGATGCTCGCAATGTCGCGCGATGCCTTTGTCGATGCGGTGGTTGCCGACATCCCGCAGCAACCGGAGAACATGGCTCGCATCATAGAGGTCAATCTGCGTGGCATTAAGCCCGAAGGTGCGCGCGATTGA
- a CDS encoding ArsR/SmtB family transcription factor: MRTLKNHLYEQVARIGKAVASPKRLELIELMCQGEKTVEVLAAQAEISVKLASAHLKELRQARLVETRKDGKYVQYRLASTSVADLWVTLRSAAEERLVELQVALASIIGHGDDLEGFDRAAILKKARAGEVLVLDVRPAEEFATAHLPHARSLPLDELRKRLAELPKDMPVVAYCRGPFCLMAKDAVEFLRKKGYRAFHLTDGVAEWRAHGLPIEA, encoded by the coding sequence ATGAGAACGTTAAAGAACCACCTGTACGAGCAGGTCGCGCGCATCGGGAAAGCCGTAGCCAGCCCGAAACGTCTGGAGCTTATCGAGCTTATGTGCCAGGGTGAGAAAACCGTCGAGGTTCTGGCCGCCCAGGCAGAAATCAGCGTGAAGCTCGCCAGCGCTCATCTCAAGGAGCTGCGCCAGGCTCGTCTCGTCGAGACCCGCAAGGATGGGAAGTACGTCCAGTACCGCCTGGCCAGCACCAGCGTGGCCGACCTCTGGGTAACGCTTCGTTCAGCGGCCGAGGAGCGGCTAGTGGAATTGCAGGTGGCCCTGGCGTCAATCATCGGGCATGGCGACGACCTCGAAGGATTCGACCGTGCTGCCATCTTGAAGAAGGCCAGGGCCGGAGAAGTGCTGGTTCTCGATGTGCGCCCAGCAGAGGAGTTCGCCACGGCCCACTTGCCGCATGCTCGCTCCCTGCCACTCGACGAACTCAGGAAGCGGCTTGCCGAGCTGCCCAAAGACATGCCCGTTGTCGCGTACTGCCGCGGCCCCTTCTGCCTGATGGCCAAGGACGCTGTCGAGTTCCTGCGCAAGAAGGGCTATCGCGCCTTCCACCTGACTGATGGCGTGGCCGAGTGGCGCGCTCACGGGCTGCCCATCGAGGCATAG
- a CDS encoding DUF1275 domain-containing transporter: MPILYLRKLTGKERSPGSNRQLACYLAFVAGATNAGGFLAVQQYTSHMSGVVSAMADNLALGSFWLMLDGLGALLSFLAGAACSAVLINWARRERLHSEYALPLMLEALLLVCFGLLGSNLEHHEWLFVPATVMVLCFIMGLQNAMVTKLSNAEIRTTHVTGMVTDIGIELGKLFYWNLSRADSSKPPVLANRHKLQVLITLVVLFFAGGVIGALGFKHVGFSATLALATLLLALAAVPVLDDVRLHLWRRDLLAHLIARSRRWARAVKEDVHAVWLAAQDPRTPWYAKALALPVAAYALSPIDLFPDFIPVLGYLDDVVVVPLGLLLAIRWIPVAVMRQHRAAAAASAHRPVSHVAALVIVTLWAGAAVSAMIWLVQHLSGRGGT; encoded by the coding sequence ATGCCTATCCTGTACTTGCGCAAGCTGACTGGGAAGGAGCGCAGTCCCGGCAGCAATCGGCAACTGGCCTGCTACCTGGCGTTTGTGGCCGGAGCAACCAACGCAGGCGGCTTCCTGGCCGTGCAGCAGTACACCTCGCACATGTCGGGCGTTGTGTCCGCCATGGCCGACAACCTGGCGCTTGGCAGTTTCTGGCTGATGTTGGACGGCCTTGGGGCCTTGCTGTCGTTCCTGGCGGGCGCCGCCTGCTCAGCGGTACTGATCAACTGGGCCCGGCGCGAGCGACTGCATAGCGAATACGCATTGCCGCTCATGCTGGAAGCCTTGTTGTTGGTGTGTTTTGGCCTGCTAGGCAGCAATCTCGAACACCACGAATGGTTGTTCGTGCCGGCAACAGTCATGGTGCTCTGTTTCATCATGGGCTTGCAAAATGCCATGGTCACCAAGCTGTCGAATGCCGAGATCCGCACCACGCACGTGACCGGCATGGTCACCGACATCGGTATCGAACTGGGCAAGCTGTTCTATTGGAACCTGTCCAGGGCCGATTCGAGCAAGCCGCCGGTGCTCGCCAATCGGCATAAGCTGCAGGTACTCATCACACTCGTCGTATTGTTCTTTGCCGGCGGCGTCATTGGCGCCCTGGGGTTCAAGCACGTCGGGTTCAGCGCCACACTTGCGCTGGCAACCCTGTTGCTTGCCCTCGCTGCGGTTCCGGTGCTGGACGATGTGCGTCTGCATTTGTGGCGCCGGGATCTTCTGGCTCATTTGATCGCACGTTCCCGGCGTTGGGCTCGCGCAGTCAAGGAAGATGTGCACGCCGTGTGGCTGGCCGCGCAAGATCCCCGCACGCCATGGTATGCGAAAGCACTGGCCTTGCCGGTCGCCGCCTATGCCTTGTCGCCCATTGACCTGTTTCCCGATTTCATTCCGGTGCTCGGCTATCTGGATGACGTGGTGGTGGTGCCGCTGGGCTTGTTGCTGGCAATACGGTGGATTCCGGTCGCGGTAATGCGCCAGCATCGCGCGGCGGCCGCGGCATCCGCCCACCGCCCCGTCAGCCACGTTGCGGCGCTGGTGATCGTGACGCTCTGGGCCGGTGCAGCGGTGTCGGCAATGATCTGGCTTGTGCAGCATCTGTCTGGGCGGGGAGGCACATGA